One Clavelina lepadiformis chromosome 1, kaClaLepa1.1, whole genome shotgun sequence genomic region harbors:
- the LOC143457470 gene encoding uncharacterized protein LOC143457470 isoform X1, with protein sequence MVLANLLTKSVCDALNFIFDRQCKGWVDMNEGNSKSVYRVLSVYLDHAKKFGNYIKGYIDEKDKLEMFLKEYTISSQTKFIIRSSCKKAKDFSSNETGNATNCTRYGRADRIYWEFNNRNLVVPFTGTPFITKSSQIKHCEHGAQYYKLKADKLNSQDCTQKGVDTDDAFSNILQQTSYDQSTPQPHHMQNPAVLKRRRMKPSKKRNCPAYMYIREVVLFPEYALSPEFYNASKHILRKEKSSIIVRLKEAMIVGSLKTIHRFFVNIPLPEAHADHPLDASVCSIRSMDPFVRSKIDELLLMGVYEVRHIQLIINDHVHETLMKNGLINYPEHVLYPSEQEINDYVYLSSISEPTVVELLANDQSNMEGRSQVPDGVEESINELTSLLESCKDEETLQKVKKQMNRIIQRVKQASNQQKHRKRTMPQYDHSSKKAKTVDNFTQNASSGSMSTTPQQPLVVSASIPDEITLTPVATEDLSNVNILQPSLPHVPDVHITTFSRLMESDQAVLPSLVERVIGGEAHFHGNGITIQQDLSNLNHLQHDGTLR encoded by the exons ATGGTTTTGGCAAATCTTTTAACAAAATCAGTTTGTGATGCTTTGAACTTTATTTTCGACAGGCAGTGCAAGGGATGGGTCGACATGAACGAAGGAAACTCAAAATCTGTTTATCGAGTTTTATCAGTTTATCTTGACCATGCTAAAAAATTTGGTAATTACATAAAAGGTTACATTGATGAAAAGGACAAGCTTGAGATGTTCTTGAAGGAATACACGATATCGTCGCAGACTAAATTTATTATAAGATCATCTTGCAAGAAGGCCAAAGATTTTTCATCGAACGAGACTGGAAATGCGACAAATTGTACTCGTTATGGCAGGGCAG ACCGGATATATTGGGAATTTAATAACCGCAACTTGGTTGTCCCGTTCACTGGTACTCCGTTTATCACGAAGAGCTCGCAGATCAAACATTGTGAGCACGGCGCCCAGTATTATAAGTTAAAGGCAGATAAATTAAACTCACAA GACTGCACGCAAAAGGGCGTCGATACAGACGATGCTTTTagcaacattttgcaacaaactaGTTATGACCAGTCCACGCCGCAACCTCATCACATGCAAAATCCAGCTGTGCTAAAAAGACGAAGGATGAAGCCGTCAAAGAAGCGAAATTGCCCGGCATATATGTACATCAGGGAAGTCGTTTTGTTTCCCGAGTATGCGCTAAGCCCCGAGTTTTACAATGCATCGAAGCACATCTTAAGGAAAGAGAAATCAAGCATCATCGTGCGCCTCAAGGAAGCGATGATTGTTGGAAGTTTAAAAACTATTCACAGGTTTTTTGTCAACATCCCCCTTCCTGAAGCACATGCAGATCATCCACTTGATGCCAGTGTTTGCTCAATAAGGTCCATGGACCCTTTTGTTCGGAGCAAAATCGACGAACTTCTGCTGATGGGGGTCTATGAAGTGAGACACATCCAGCTGATAATTAATGACCATGTTCATGAGACTCTGATGAAGAATGGATTGATTAACTACCCGGAGCATGTGTTGTACCCCTCGGAGCAGGAAATAAACGATTACGTCTACCTCTCGTCAATATCAGAGCCCACAGTTGTTGAGCTTCTCGCTAACGACCAGAGCAACATGGAGGGAAGATCGCAGGTCCCTGATGGCGTGGAGGAGAGTATCAATGAGTTGACATCACTGCTGGAGTCTTGTAAGGATGAAGAGACGCTGCAGAAAGTGAAGAAGCAGATGAACCGGATCATACAGAGAGTGAAACAGGCGAGCAACCAACAGAAGCACAGAAAGCGAACGATGCCTCAATATGATCATTCATCGAAGAAGGCAAAGACAGTGGacaattttacacaaaatgcCAGCAGTGGCAGCATGAGCACGACACCACAGCAACCTCTGGTGGTGAGTGCTAGCATCCCCGATGAAATCACTCTCACGCCAGTCGCCACTGAAGACCTTTCGAATGTTAATATCCTGCAACCTAGCCTGCCCCATGTACCTGATGTG